A window of the Rhodospirillaceae bacterium genome harbors these coding sequences:
- a CDS encoding phosphoenolpyruvate hydrolase family protein yields the protein MPRFDRKSLVEKFRAMKADRVPIIGGGAGTGLSAKCEEAGGIDLIVIYNSGRYRMAGRGSMSGLLAYGNANDVVLEMAHEVLPVVRNTPVLAGVNGTDPFCIFDAYLDRLSELGFSGVQNFPTVGLMDGVFRANLEETGMSYGLEVDMIRMAHEKDMLTTPYVFREEEAEAMARAGADIVVCHLGLTTGGSIGAETALKLEDCPALVDAWAAAAMRVDPEIIVLVHGGPVSMPEDARYILNETGNCHGFYGASSMERLPTETALTEQTKAFKAVRIEG from the coding sequence ATGCCACGGTTTGACCGCAAGTCCCTTGTCGAGAAGTTCCGGGCCATGAAGGCCGACCGCGTGCCGATCATCGGGGGCGGCGCGGGCACCGGCCTGTCGGCGAAATGCGAGGAAGCCGGCGGCATCGACCTGATCGTCATCTACAATTCCGGCCGCTACCGCATGGCGGGCCGGGGGTCGATGTCCGGCCTGCTGGCCTACGGCAACGCCAATGACGTGGTGCTGGAAATGGCGCACGAGGTGCTGCCCGTCGTGCGCAACACGCCCGTCCTCGCCGGCGTCAACGGCACGGACCCGTTCTGCATCTTCGACGCGTATCTGGACCGGCTTTCGGAACTGGGGTTTTCCGGCGTGCAGAATTTCCCCACGGTCGGGCTGATGGACGGCGTGTTCCGCGCCAACCTCGAAGAAACCGGCATGTCCTACGGCCTCGAGGTCGATATGATCCGCATGGCCCATGAGAAAGACATGCTGACCACGCCCTATGTTTTCCGCGAGGAGGAGGCCGAGGCCATGGCCCGGGCCGGGGCCGACATCGTCGTCTGCCATCTCGGCCTGACCACCGGCGGCTCGATCGGTGCGGAAACCGCCCTGAAGCTGGAGGATTGCCCGGCGCTGGTCGACGCCTGGGCCGCCGCCGCGATGCGCGTCGACCCGGAGATTATCGTGCTGGTGCACGGCGGGCCGGTCTCCATGCCGGAAGATGCGCGGTATATTCTGAACGAAACCGGGAACTGTCACGGATTTTACGGCGCTTCATCCATGGAGCGCCTGCCGACGGAAACAGCCCTGACCGAACAGACGAAGGCCTTCAAGGCGGTCAGGATCGAAGGATAG
- a CDS encoding SRPBCC family protein gives MARVYISSVIGAPADRIWQTVRDFNALPDWVPAVRESRIEGGQPSDQVGCVRAFRLEDGGFLRERLLALSDYDYSVTYSILESPMGVENYIATLKFVPVTDGSRTFAEWTAEFDCDPAAEAELVANIGNTVFQAAFDALKVRFGA, from the coding sequence ATGGCCCGGGTCTACATCTCCTCGGTGATCGGTGCGCCGGCCGACCGGATCTGGCAGACCGTCCGCGATTTCAACGCCCTGCCGGACTGGGTGCCGGCGGTGCGCGAAAGCCGGATCGAGGGCGGCCAGCCCTCCGACCAGGTCGGTTGCGTCCGGGCATTCCGGCTGGAAGACGGCGGCTTCCTGCGCGAGCGGCTGCTGGCGCTGTCGGATTACGACTACAGCGTCACCTATTCGATTCTCGAAAGCCCGATGGGGGTCGAAAACTATATCGCGACGCTGAAGTTCGTGCCGGTCACCGACGGAAGCCGGACCTTCGCCGAATGGACGGCCGAATTCGACTGCGATCCGGCGGCGGAGGCCGAACTCGTCGCCAACATCGGCAACACCGTCTTCCAGGCTGCTTTCGACGCACTCAAGGTCCGATTCGGAGCCTGA
- a CDS encoding SPFH domain-containing protein — translation MTGSLIGSIILWLIVAIIAIVVIVYLLNWLYHRSTKEVAFVRTGFGGEKVVINGGALVLPIVHEVTPVNLNVVRIPIARTREEAVITGDRVRVDIEAEFFVRVLQKKEAVAAAASTLGRRTLEDERLAELLTGKFVGALRSVAAERTVDEMHERRGDFVADVAERAAVALAQNGLELESVAITDLDQTNLEFFNPSNRFDAEGLTQLIETIEARRKLRNDIEQSSMVAIRSQNLEAEKQTLMLEQESEDARLNQQRALETLRADQRAEVARIQAARESEAEQARIGSQQETRGFEIDRRRTLEEAEIRAQEEVERARIAQEQALETARIERERLVRQEQIRQRHDLENAEIAANEDLERARIASQRQLREAQILAEAETEARDIARNQQTETARIEAQKEVETARIDQDRTLDKARIERDRQLQAHQIDQRRAVEEAEIAAREEVERSRILSDRGVEEARIVQQRELRRLEVDREMAVELAEIERQIEVLKKTSEEAEARIETESVRASAVEAEEKVATVRETEVAERIAAIDRIVAGKDADTAKIAAEADRVTAAVAAEAERLRNEAENLLTEDARAGRLRVRLLDRLEGIIRESVRPMENIDGIKILHVDGLAGGGAGGGGSGRSPTDEVIESVLRYRVQSPLIDEMMKEVGIENANVARLGDVFRSARDAASLAKDAETKKDGDG, via the coding sequence ATGACGGGAAGCCTGATCGGGAGCATCATCCTGTGGCTCATCGTGGCGATCATCGCCATCGTGGTGATCGTCTATCTGCTCAACTGGCTGTATCACCGCTCGACCAAGGAAGTCGCCTTCGTGCGTACCGGTTTCGGCGGCGAGAAGGTGGTGATCAACGGCGGGGCGCTGGTCCTGCCGATCGTCCACGAGGTGACGCCGGTCAATCTCAATGTGGTGCGCATACCCATCGCCCGCACCCGGGAAGAGGCGGTCATCACCGGCGACCGGGTGCGCGTCGATATCGAGGCCGAGTTCTTCGTCCGCGTTCTGCAGAAGAAGGAGGCGGTCGCCGCTGCGGCGTCGACCCTCGGCCGGCGCACTCTTGAGGATGAAAGGCTGGCGGAGCTGCTGACCGGCAAGTTCGTCGGCGCGCTGCGTTCGGTTGCCGCCGAGCGCACCGTCGACGAGATGCACGAGCGGCGCGGGGATTTCGTTGCCGACGTCGCGGAGCGTGCGGCAGTCGCCCTGGCCCAGAACGGCCTCGAGCTCGAATCCGTCGCGATCACGGATCTGGACCAGACCAATCTCGAATTCTTCAACCCGTCGAACCGGTTCGACGCCGAAGGCCTGACCCAGCTGATCGAGACCATCGAGGCGCGCCGCAAGCTGCGCAACGATATCGAGCAGTCGTCCATGGTCGCCATCCGCAGCCAGAATCTCGAAGCGGAAAAGCAGACCCTCATGCTGGAACAGGAGAGCGAAGACGCACGCCTGAACCAGCAGCGCGCCCTGGAAACCCTGCGTGCCGACCAGCGCGCCGAGGTCGCCAGGATCCAGGCGGCCCGGGAGAGCGAGGCCGAGCAGGCCAGAATCGGCAGCCAACAGGAGACCCGCGGTTTCGAGATCGACCGCCGGCGCACGCTGGAAGAGGCGGAAATCCGGGCGCAGGAGGAGGTCGAGCGGGCGCGCATCGCCCAGGAGCAGGCGCTGGAAACCGCGCGCATCGAGCGCGAACGGCTGGTTCGGCAGGAGCAGATTCGCCAGCGCCACGATCTGGAAAATGCCGAGATCGCCGCCAATGAGGACCTGGAGCGGGCGCGCATCGCCTCCCAGCGCCAGCTGCGCGAGGCGCAGATTTTGGCCGAAGCCGAGACCGAAGCCCGCGATATCGCGCGCAACCAGCAGACCGAGACCGCGCGCATCGAGGCCCAGAAGGAGGTGGAAACCGCGCGGATCGATCAGGACCGGACCCTGGACAAGGCACGCATCGAGCGGGACCGGCAGCTCCAGGCACACCAGATCGACCAGCGCCGGGCGGTGGAGGAGGCCGAGATCGCGGCCCGCGAAGAAGTCGAACGGTCGCGCATCCTGTCCGACCGCGGCGTCGAGGAGGCCCGCATCGTTCAGCAGCGCGAACTCAGGCGGCTCGAGGTCGACCGGGAAATGGCGGTCGAACTGGCCGAAATCGAACGGCAGATCGAAGTGCTGAAAAAGACCTCGGAGGAGGCCGAAGCCCGGATCGAGACGGAATCGGTGCGCGCCAGCGCCGTGGAGGCCGAAGAGAAGGTTGCGACGGTCCGCGAAACCGAGGTTGCAGAGCGGATTGCCGCCATAGACCGGATCGTTGCGGGCAAGGACGCCGATACCGCGAAGATCGCCGCCGAGGCCGACCGGGTGACGGCCGCAGTCGCGGCAGAGGCCGAACGCCTGCGCAACGAGGCGGAGAACCTGTTGACCGAGGACGCCCGCGCCGGGCGGCTCCGGGTCCGGCTGCTCGACCGGCTGGAAGGCATCATCCGCGAAAGCGTCAGGCCGATGGAGAATATCGACGGAATCAAGATCCTCCATGTCGACGGCCTTGCCGGGGGTGGGGCCGGCGGCGGCGGAAGCGGACGCAGCCCGACCGACGAGGTTATCGAGAGCGTTTTGCGCTACCGGGTGCAAAGCCCGCTGATCGACGAGATGATGAAAGAGGTCGGCATCGAGAATGCCAACGTCGCGCGGCTCGGCGACGTCTTCCGCTCGGCCCGGGACGCCGCCAGCCTGGCGAAGGACGCCGAGACCAAGAAGGACGGAGACGGCTAG